Part of the Tolypothrix sp. PCC 7910 genome, CTACGCGCTGACCAATATTAAACGGCGTGCGCTTGGCATCGCGGATTAAATCGCCCGGAGTTGCTACCCCCATCAACACCAAAGAAAGACGCTGAAACTCAGGATTAGTCGCACGGGCAACGTAGAGATAACGAATCGCCGTATAAAAATCATCAGTAAAATCTAAGCTGAGGGTAGAATCAATTTCATCCACAAAAATCACCACCCGTGCTTCTACCTCAGCCAGTAACACCTCCTGAAAAAACAGCGTCAGCCGTTGCGAAACTCCCAAATATTCATGTTCTCGCCACCAACTCACCACATCAGTCTCAAACTCAAGTTGCTCATCCAGCTTCACCAAAAAGCCAAAATACCATTGTTCCGCTGTCACCTGCGCCCCCAATTCCTGAAGGTCAACAATAACAGCCCGTATCCCTTCCTCAGCCAACGTTTGCGCCGTGCGTACCATCAAACTCGACTTCCCCATCTGGCGCGGCGTAAGCACATAAGCAAAAGTCCCATCCCGGCACAAATTCAACAATTCCTCATCAGCCTGGCGGGGAATATAAATCCCACCACCAGCTTGCACCGTCCCGCCGACTGTGTAAATGGTTGGGTTAGACATCATCATTCCCCCCATGTCCCGCTATGTCATTGCAAGCCGTAGGGTGTGTTACGCCGTAGGCTAACGCACCGCCCGAGATTATCGGTACGTTACAATTGGCGATCGCGCACCCTACCAAAGCTGATTTACCCACGCCAGCCGTAGGGTGTGTTACGCCGTAGGCTAACGCACCACCCGAGATTATCGGTACGTTACAATTGGCGATCGCGCACCCTACCAAAGCTGATTTACCCACGCCAGCCGTAGGGTGTGTTACGCCGTAGGCTAACGCACCGCCCGAGATTATCGGTACGTTACGATTGGCGATCGCGCACCCTACCAAAGCTGATTTACCCACGCCAGCCGTAGGGTGTGTTACGCCGTAGGCTAACGCACCACCCGAGATTATTGGTGCGTTACACTTCGTGATAACACACCCTACCAAAGCTGATTTACCCACGAAGATTCTCCCGGAAATAATCAGCGTAAAGTTGACAACGCGGGATCACCGTTCTCCCCTCCCTTCGCACCAACCCCGCACCCCGCAGCCTGAAAAATACACGCTCATCATCGCAGGTGTTATGGCGAATTACCTGAAGCATACTTGAGACTAACTCCGCTTTACTATGCAGCCGAAACAAATGGTTCCGCAAATGATTACCAAAGGGGCCATTATCCGCCGTAGCTTTGGCAAATAATTCCGCAGTAGTGAAGCGCTGACTGGCGATTAAATACAGCGCCACCCTGACTAAATAAGGATGTCCATTCAGCAACGCCATTAACTGCTGTTCTGCACTAGCATTCAGCGGTGAACCATGACGGTAATTCAAGTCAGCAACTTGTGCGGCTGTAAAATCTTCTAAGTCAATCACCTCGCCAACATTAAACGGGGATTGGTTGAGATTATCAATTAATTGGTAGGGTTCGGTGGAAGTCACCAGTGCTAAATCGAGTTGCTTCCAAATCGGTGTAGTGGCGCGGTTATTGTGCCAACTGCGAAGCATTCCAAAGAAATCGGAACGGAATTCAGTATCAAAAGCCCTTTCAACTTCATCCATTGCTAACACCAAGGGCTGACCAAATTCTTTTAACAAATAACGCCCAATATAGCGGGTGCAGCGCTGACTATTACCCAAGGGCGAATTCCAATATTCAGCAACTTTATCTGCCATTTCTATTTCATCAGTTAGCCAAGTGCAGAATTGCCGAAAGAATAATTCAGCATTGCTTAACGCTGCTTGGTCAAATAATTGAAAATCCAAGAAAGCTACCCGCTTACCTGCATTCATCGCCGCGTTACAGGTGCGAATTAACAAAGAACTCTTGCCCATTTGTCGGGGGCCTTTAATGGTAATTGTCACACCTTGACGCTGAATGGCATTGAAAGCCAGAACATCACAAGCACGTTCCACATAAAACTGAGACTCGCCATCCATTGTCCCTTCTGGCATTTCCAGCGCTATCGGCTGTGCAGAAGGAAAAGGCTGAGGTAAAGCTGAGGCTTCCCGTGGCTGAAGCAAACCGACTTGATTCGCTTCCCCAATTGTTAATTCACCCTCAGAAATCGCCTGCATTAATTCTGCAATTAAGCGCGGTGTATCTTCCTCATCTCGCCAAACAGCCCAGTTAATCCCATTGAGATAAACACTTAAAGGATACTGAAACGGCTCTCGATATGCCAACCGCACCGGGAGAATCATCGGCTTCCCGCCTTGTTCCTTAGCCAGGCGACTGGCTGTAGCAATTTCCGCTTCCACCATCTCACTGTGGACAGAATGCTCAGAAAGGAAAACAATCAAAAAATCTGCTTGGCGAAGTTCCGCCTCAATACGTTCCGCCCAGCGTGTGCCTACGGTGATAATTTGGTCAATGAAAACTGTGTGATGTTGAGCAAGCGCTTGCTGCACTTGCAATGCAACTTGCTCATCGGGGGTGACATGGCGTTTATAGCTGATGAAGATGCGTTTGGGATTGGGGGAAGGGGGAAGGGGGAATGGGGAAGGGGAGGGAATTACAGATGGGGGGAGGTTTCGGCTTTTGAGGACTGGGGTGGCTGATTCGGGGATATTTTCTAAATCAATGGCGATGCGTCCAAATTCGTAAGCATCTTCGTAGGTTCTACCTGCACCGAGGGCATCATAAAACCCGACTGCAAATTTAATTGCTGCGCGATCGCCTACTGCTTTATTCATTCCTACTACATAATTAATATGTTGGAATATAGCCTCAGCTTGCGCTTCACTATAACAAGCGTTTAACAGCACGCACTCTACCTTGTCTTGAAATAACCTAAACAGTCTGCCCAGTGATTCTGTACTTACTAGTTGCAACTGTCCATGATCATCTTCCAAAACTAAACCTTGCTCACCTTCCCCATGTCCAGAGAAATGCACAATCTCCGGTTGATGATCCAAAAGCGCACGTCGCAAATCTTCTGGACGCACAGCCCATTTAGTAATCATCTCAAACTGTTCACGAATCTTCGCACGTTCCAACCCCGCCTGGATTTCCCGTACTTCCTCATCCAAGCGCAGCTTCACCGTATTCTTGGGATTTGCCGATAAAACCAGGATTTTTTTCACACTATCATCAATTATTGCACCAGCCGTTGTCTCTAGATGCAGTTTACTACAGCAGAGTACGGAGAATTACTGACAGTGTAAGAAATTTGGGGAAAGGGGGAAGGGTGAAGGGGGAAAGGGTAGGGTGTGTTACGGCTATGAAAGCATTTGGGACACAGAAACAATTAAATTTAGCCGTAACGCACCGTTGCATCGATGATGCGTTAGGCTTTCTCAATTACGAATTACGAATTACGAACTACGAATTATTATTCCCCAAATATTTACTTTTCAATTCTTCCAACTCATCATCTATGATGCTTTTACTAGTAGGCTGAGGAGTTTGAGGTTGGGGTTGACTTTGCTGCTTTTGCTGTTTATTTCCACCCAGAAATAGGGTTTTCATTTCCTCTAATTCTAAGTCAATTTGGCTTTGCGATTTGGGAGATACAGCAGGTTTCGGGTTAGATGGTGTAACATTAACAGGCTTTACTGATGTGGCTGGTGTGGTAACTATCGGCACATTTTTATTCAGGTCATTTAAAACTTCATCTACTGTTTGATAACGCCGCTTCGGGATACTTTCTAACATTTTGTTGAGAATGTCAGTTAACTCTTTACTTATAGGAGTTGTTAAATACTGCTGCCAAATCCAACTATCATCATTAATATCATAAGAATCAAAAGGCGATCGCTCAGTAAGTAAGCGAATACAAGTAGCACCCAAGCTGTAGATATCGCTGGCAAAAATCGCTCGTCCTCTGATTTGTTCCGGTGCAACATATTCTGGACTGCCGATACTTGTACCCGTGCGGTTGAGGGAAGTGCTAGTGGCAGATTTAGAAGCACCGAAATCTACTAAAACTAGTTTGCGATCGCTTGCCCGTAAAATAATATTTTCGGGTTTAATATCGCGGTGAATTACGTGCCTAGCATGGCAAAATTGCAGTACTGGCAATAAATCATTGAGCAATTGCCGAATCTGCGCTTCATTAAAAGCGCCTTGTTCTGCTAATTCCTGAGCTAAATTTTTCCCATCAATAAATTCTTGGACAAGATACTGCCTGTCATCTTGGGTAAAATATGCCAGCAATTCTGGAATTTGGGGATGTTGCCCTAATTCATCTAACTGTACTGCTTCTTGATTAAATAATTCCACAGCCTTTTGCACAGTATTTGTGCCTTGGGCTTGGGGGTAAAATTGCTTAATTACACAGCGTGGTTTTGAGGGTTTATCTTCATCCACCGCTAAGAAAGTACGCCCAAAACCCCCTTGTCCTATGGGTTTAATTGCACGGTAGCGTTCTTTAAGCAGTAGCTTATGACCACAACTTAGGCAAAACTTAACATCATCAGAATTTTCCGGTTTGGGACAACGGGGGTTAAGGCAGTAGCTCATAGTGGCGCTAAAAATCGCTCTTATTGTATTTATTTTGCCCTGCGATCGCCACAAGGGTATTCAGATTCGCCAATTATCTAGCTTGAGACTGTAACCCAGTGCTTGAATGCGCTGATAGTGCGCTAAATTACCAGTGACTAATATCAAATCTTGCTGTATCGCAATAGCTGCAATCATGCTATCAGCAAGTCCTATCGGTTGTCCTATGCGTTCCAAATCTGCATAAATACGCCCAGCTAATTCAGCATCCCTAAGTTGCAGTGTTAACACCTCAGCTACGGCAATTTGGGCAAAAAACTGCTGAATTCTATCTTCTCTTTGCAACCGATGCCAGCCTTTGACAATCTCTAAGACTGTGATAGTGCAGATAGTGTAGCGACCAAAAACAGCTAAATAACTAATTGCTCTTGATACTACACGCTGATCTCTACGCTTGAGACTCTCGGAAAGAATGTCTGTGTCAAGTAATACCTTTTCCAAAGCGTTGATTTAATGGGTGTGCAGCCCGATCCTTCATTACCTCTTCTAGCATCTCATCTACTGACTCAGGATCATCAGCGAATAGTCCCAATAATGGATACTTTTCTGGTTCTGCTTTTGGTAATTGATCAATTGCGTATGCAATTAACTCTGACAAGTCACAATGGCGTGATTTTGCCAAAGCTTGCGCTTTTTCCAGGGTTTTCTCGTCGAGTTGCAATTCTATGTTTTTCACGCCGCCTCATCTAAAAGCTGATGTGACAAGGCAATTCTAACATTTTTGATATCTTGATAAGATTTGAGGAAATGCGATCGCCGCAATTAATACCAATTTAAAAAAATAATGCAACAGTAGAGGCAAGGCAATGCCTTGCCCTCCACAATATCAATATATTGATGTGTCGCAAACATAATTGGAATTGGTATAACTCTGATAATTACAGCCTATTTCAAGTGCATGAGGTACAAATTGGCTAGTTTTGAGGCAGAAGGCAGGGGGCAGAAGGCAGGAGGTAGAGCAAGAATGTTTATCTCTAATTGTTTATTTGTGTACCTCATTTAGTTGCAAAGTGCTGTAAGTAAGTCGATAGAAATAAAGCAAACAAACTATGTTAAAAAACGTAAATAGGCTTAAAATCCTTACCAATGACCAATGACCAATGACCAATGACCAATGACTAATGACCAATGACCAATGACCAATGACCAATGACCAATGACAGCCTCAGCCAGTTACCTTTAATTTCGCCAACCTACTTACTTAGAGATATTTAAAACAGTGTTAATTGTCTCTAGTAAGTTATTCAAGGTGTAAGGCTTGAGTAAAAAAGCTTGCACATCAATACCATTAACTTCTAAAAATTGATGATCTGAGGTAAATCCGCTCATCGCAATAATGTTCACAGCAGGATTCATTTTTTGTATGACTCTAGTTGCCATTAAACCATCTATTGATGGCATATGTATATCCATCAAAACTACGCTGATTTCATCTTGGTTTTGAGTGTAGATTGAGAGCGCTTCTACACCATCACTAGCAGTAATAGTTTTGTAATTATAGTCTGCTAGCAAATTTTTAGTCACCTCTTGAATAGATACCTCATCATCTACTACCAAAATTAATTCACCGTTACCTTCAGGTATATCGCAATCATCAACTTCTTGTGTTGCTGATTGGTTAATTGCTGGTAAGTAAATATGAAATTTAGTGCCTTTTCCTTCGTCACTATCTACTTTGATAAAACCACCGTGATTTTTGATAATACCCAAAACAGTAGAAAGTCCTAATCCTGTACCCTTACCTAATGCTTTAGTAGTGAAAAATGGTTCAAAAATTCGCTCTAAGATATCTTTTGGTATACCCAATCCTGTATCCGCTACTGTTATTTGCACATAAGGGCCTACTTTCGTATCTAAATTCATCCTGCTATAGGTTTCGTCCACAAAAAATTTTGTGGCAGCAATGCTCAGGTTCCCACCATGAGGCATGGCATCACAAGCATTGACACAAAGATTCATTAATACCTGATGTATTTGAGTAGGATCTGCCCAGACTGTTGGCAAATTGCGCGTAGCAATATCGGTGCAAACTTCAATTGATTTGGGAAATGTACTAATTATAATTCTCTCGATTTCTTTGAGCAAATGTTTGATTTGTAAAGGAACTTGTTTACCTTCTGATCCTCGTGCAAATGATGTAATTTGTTTAACTAATTCAGCACCACGTTTCGAGTTATTTTCTAAAATCTTGAGGAGTTGGCGATTCTTTTCATCGAGATGGGGAAGTTTACACAATAGCAGTTGCGAAACTGTTAATACGGGTGAGAGAATATTATTCAAGTCGTGAGCAACACCACTAGCTAAAGTGCCTAGACTTTCTAAACGTTGTGCCCGATAAAACTGTTGCTCTAGTAATCTCTTTTCGGTAATATCAGTATCAACTGTGAGGATAGATTGTGGTTCTCCCGTTTCGGAATATATCAGAGTCCAGCGGCTAGAAACTATCAATTCTTGACCATATTTTGTAAATTTATTTAGCTCACCGCGCCATTTACCTTTAGTAATCACATTTGTCATCGCCTCTTGAATTTGTGGTGAGATGTGCTGATATAAAAATTCGTGACAATCTTGTCCGAGAATTTCTGATTCTTGCCACCCATACAAACGTTCCGCACCTTTACTCCAGAACAATATTTGATAATTCAAATTACGCACAAAAATTGCGTCTGGCGAAATATCAATTAAGGCAGCTTGTTCGTAGAGTTTCTGTTCTGCTTGTTTACGCTCAGTCACATCTCTACCAACTGCTTGCAGCTCTATAACTTGTTCTTCCTCATTCCGAATAGCCGCAACTTCCCACTGAAACCAGCGGATACCATTGACTGTAAATGCACGTTGCTCTTTTGTAGTTAAACGATAAGGTGGTAAACTCAAAGCTTGGATATTTGCCATCACATCAGGTAAATCTTCTGGATGGACAAACTGAAGTAGCGACTGGCCAATAAACTCTTCCGGTTTAAAGCCTAAGATTTCACCTGCAACTCTATTGGCAAAGGTTAATCCACCATTTAGATCAATGCGGACAATCAAATCAGTTTGGCTTTCAACTAAATTGCGATAGAGTTTTTCACTTTCCTTTAGCTGTTGAATCAGCCGAGTTTTTTCTAATACTTTTTGGATAGCAATCCGAAAACTAATTGCTGTAATATTCTTCTTCACTAAATACTCAGCAGCACCATTTTTCATTGCCTGTAATGCTATCTGCTCATTACAATGATTTATCAGCATAATAACTGGCAAGTTTGTTAAATCTAAGTGAATTTTTAAGTCGCTTAAAAATTCCAAACCATCCATATCTGGTAGTAGATAATCAAGAATAATCACGTCAGGTAATTGCTGCTGACACAATAGAAGTGCCTGTTTGCCAGTTTCCGCTTCTAAAATGTGATAGCTGCATTGTTCATCCCGCGCTAGATAGCGGCGGTAGGCTTCTCGTTCTTCCCAAGACTCATCAACGAGCAAAATTACCGAGAAATTGTCAGCCATTGCTCCCCCTTGGGGAATCTACCCCAAAATCCAGTATCTAGTTTTATGTGAATGCGATCGCCTTTTTGTTTATCAGTGTTCAAAATAAGTAGAGATAAGTAAGTCAGTGGAAATAAACCGAA contains:
- a CDS encoding serine/threonine-protein kinase, encoding MSYCLNPRCPKPENSDDVKFCLSCGHKLLLKERYRAIKPIGQGGFGRTFLAVDEDKPSKPRCVIKQFYPQAQGTNTVQKAVELFNQEAVQLDELGQHPQIPELLAYFTQDDRQYLVQEFIDGKNLAQELAEQGAFNEAQIRQLLNDLLPVLQFCHARHVIHRDIKPENIILRASDRKLVLVDFGASKSATSTSLNRTGTSIGSPEYVAPEQIRGRAIFASDIYSLGATCIRLLTERSPFDSYDINDDSWIWQQYLTTPISKELTDILNKMLESIPKRRYQTVDEVLNDLNKNVPIVTTPATSVKPVNVTPSNPKPAVSPKSQSQIDLELEEMKTLFLGGNKQQKQQSQPQPQTPQPTSKSIIDDELEELKSKYLGNNNS
- a CDS encoding response regulator translates to MADNFSVILLVDESWEEREAYRRYLARDEQCSYHILEAETGKQALLLCQQQLPDVIILDYLLPDMDGLEFLSDLKIHLDLTNLPVIMLINHCNEQIALQAMKNGAAEYLVKKNITAISFRIAIQKVLEKTRLIQQLKESEKLYRNLVESQTDLIVRIDLNGGLTFANRVAGEILGFKPEEFIGQSLLQFVHPEDLPDVMANIQALSLPPYRLTTKEQRAFTVNGIRWFQWEVAAIRNEEEQVIELQAVGRDVTERKQAEQKLYEQAALIDISPDAIFVRNLNYQILFWSKGAERLYGWQESEILGQDCHEFLYQHISPQIQEAMTNVITKGKWRGELNKFTKYGQELIVSSRWTLIYSETGEPQSILTVDTDITEKRLLEQQFYRAQRLESLGTLASGVAHDLNNILSPVLTVSQLLLCKLPHLDEKNRQLLKILENNSKRGAELVKQITSFARGSEGKQVPLQIKHLLKEIERIIISTFPKSIEVCTDIATRNLPTVWADPTQIHQVLMNLCVNACDAMPHGGNLSIAATKFFVDETYSRMNLDTKVGPYVQITVADTGLGIPKDILERIFEPFFTTKALGKGTGLGLSTVLGIIKNHGGFIKVDSDEGKGTKFHIYLPAINQSATQEVDDCDIPEGNGELILVVDDEVSIQEVTKNLLADYNYKTITASDGVEALSIYTQNQDEISVVLMDIHMPSIDGLMATRVIQKMNPAVNIIAMSGFTSDHQFLEVNGIDVQAFLLKPYTLNNLLETINTVLNISK
- a CDS encoding AAA-like domain-containing protein, whose product is MKKILVLSANPKNTVKLRLDEEVREIQAGLERAKIREQFEMITKWAVRPEDLRRALLDHQPEIVHFSGHGEGEQGLVLEDDHGQLQLVSTESLGRLFRLFQDKVECVLLNACYSEAQAEAIFQHINYVVGMNKAVGDRAAIKFAVGFYDALGAGRTYEDAYEFGRIAIDLENIPESATPVLKSRNLPPSVIPSPSPFPLPPSPNPKRIFISYKRHVTPDEQVALQVQQALAQHHTVFIDQIITVGTRWAERIEAELRQADFLIVFLSEHSVHSEMVEAEIATASRLAKEQGGKPMILPVRLAYREPFQYPLSVYLNGINWAVWRDEEDTPRLIAELMQAISEGELTIGEANQVGLLQPREASALPQPFPSAQPIALEMPEGTMDGESQFYVERACDVLAFNAIQRQGVTITIKGPRQMGKSSLLIRTCNAAMNAGKRVAFLDFQLFDQAALSNAELFFRQFCTWLTDEIEMADKVAEYWNSPLGNSQRCTRYIGRYLLKEFGQPLVLAMDEVERAFDTEFRSDFFGMLRSWHNNRATTPIWKQLDLALVTSTEPYQLIDNLNQSPFNVGEVIDLEDFTAAQVADLNYRHGSPLNASAEQQLMALLNGHPYLVRVALYLIASQRFTTAELFAKATADNGPFGNHLRNHLFRLHSKAELVSSMLQVIRHNTCDDERVFFRLRGAGLVRREGRTVIPRCQLYADYFRENLRG
- a CDS encoding PIN domain-containing protein, which gives rise to MEKVLLDTDILSESLKRRDQRVVSRAISYLAVFGRYTICTITVLEIVKGWHRLQREDRIQQFFAQIAVAEVLTLQLRDAELAGRIYADLERIGQPIGLADSMIAAIAIQQDLILVTGNLAHYQRIQALGYSLKLDNWRI